One Hemitrygon akajei chromosome 21, sHemAka1.3, whole genome shotgun sequence genomic region harbors:
- the LOC140714175 gene encoding uncharacterized protein gives MFRVQFSGDSREQAMEHCSNCMQKLLRYIHVQNPEGNDVNRALLLSQPASNQSESLELEMLLQYRDRPKTNLHKDLLVELHDLGLLRGMGLHSLDSPDTGSRRWRRCKRCVSKQKRGKQAGVRDRQKANPSQPALPSILLSNVRPRTINWTTSDSNKILGGSTESVVRIFLQRHGSLMEFRMLLFSWTGLPCFEQTAMQLSPIRSLMISKQVNVLSWNVRGWNNPIKLGTIKDQELMR, from the exons ATGTTTCGAGTGCAGTTCAGTGGTGATTCACGTGAACAAGCTATGGAGCACTGCTCTAACTGTATGCAAAAACTACTTCGCTATATACATGTACAAAATCCTGAGGGAAATGATGTGAATCGAGCTCTATTGTTGAGCCAGCCAGCTAGCAACCAGTCTGAAAGTCTGGAGTTAGAG ATGCTACTACAATatagagatcgcccaaaaacaaaccttcacaaagatctgctggttGAATTAcacgacctcggcttgctgaggggaatgggtcTACATTCCTTGGACTCGCCTGATACTGGTAGTCGGAGATGGAGACGTTGCAAGCGATGTGTGAGTAAGCAGAAGCGAGGCAAGCAGGCAGGGGTCCGTGACAGGCAAAAAGCGAACCCTAGCCAgccggctctcccatccattctgctctccaatgtccgcccccggacaataaattggactacatcggACTCCAacaaaatactcggcgggagtacagagtctgTTGTGCGTATATTTTTACAGAGACATGGTTCACTGATGGAATTTCGGATGCTGCTATTCAGCTGGACAGGTTTGCCTTGTTTCGAGCAGACAGCGATGCAGCTCTCTCCG ATACGAAGTCTCATGATATCTAAACAAGTAAATGTTTTAAGTTGGAATGTCCGTGGTTGGAATAAtcctattaagc ttggaacaataaaagaccaagaatta atgcgctga